Proteins co-encoded in one Nitrospirota bacterium genomic window:
- a CDS encoding FHA domain-containing protein yields MTITCEACRTNYDAPEELADSAACPVCEHVNRPRERVEKIAPTPMASETTAEGDDPPVKTLVFPAQETIQETIRNTEAPKDAFHDEEAAEDPIPDTEAGEEDEIQSAEAAEVTRPRPKNRRSRGAVVRLSVLEEGKPPCRYVIEKARIVLGRGKCDVKVSDPEVSREHCAIETHDGVVMLRDLKSSNGTLLNGHLVNEHVLKHGDQVTIGTTAVKIFLSKAA; encoded by the coding sequence ATGACCATCACCTGCGAAGCCTGCCGGACCAACTACGACGCGCCAGAGGAACTCGCGGACTCTGCAGCGTGCCCGGTTTGTGAACACGTCAACCGGCCGCGGGAACGCGTAGAGAAGATCGCGCCGACGCCGATGGCGTCGGAGACTACAGCCGAGGGAGACGACCCGCCGGTCAAGACACTGGTGTTCCCAGCCCAGGAGACGATCCAGGAGACGATCAGGAATACGGAGGCGCCCAAGGACGCCTTCCACGACGAGGAAGCGGCCGAGGATCCGATCCCGGACACGGAAGCGGGCGAAGAGGACGAGATCCAGTCCGCGGAGGCGGCCGAGGTCACGCGGCCGCGCCCGAAGAACCGCCGGTCCAGGGGCGCGGTCGTGCGCCTCTCCGTGCTCGAGGAGGGCAAACCGCCGTGTCGCTACGTGATAGAGAAGGCCCGCATCGTCTTAGGCCGCGGCAAGTGCGATGTCAAGGTCAGTGACCCGGAGGTGTCGCGCGAACATTGCGCGATTGAAACCCACGACGGCGTAGTGATGCTCCGAGATTTGAAGAGCTCGAACGGCACGCTCCTGAACGGGCACCTGGTCAACGAACACGTGTTGAAACACGGCGACCAGGTCACGATCGGTACGACGGCGGTCAAGATCTTCCTGTCCAAAGCGGCGTAG